A genome region from Maridesulfovibrio salexigens DSM 2638 includes the following:
- the folP gene encoding dihydropteroate synthase, with the protein MSRNYSWTIKGGRVLGPAPFFIAGIVNVTPDSFYDGGKNYDPQQAIEHGRQLAKQGADILDVGGESTRPFADPVSLDDELSRVIPVISELSRDYVVSVDTVKSEVARKAVEAGAAIVNDVSAFAQDPALLDVVADLKPGYVLMHSQGTPEEMQLSPTYDNVIEDILSFFEKSLEKLIKSGLPENRIVLDPGIGFGKTLNHNLEILRRIDRFMGLGFPIYMGLSNKSLWGKLLGLEAGERQNATQAATAVLAARGVPIHRVHEVGLTSQTLRIVKEIGGDN; encoded by the coding sequence ATGTCCCGTAATTATTCATGGACAATTAAAGGGGGGAGGGTGTTAGGCCCTGCCCCTTTTTTTATTGCCGGTATTGTTAATGTCACCCCTGACTCTTTTTATGACGGGGGAAAGAATTATGATCCGCAGCAGGCTATAGAACATGGCCGCCAGCTCGCAAAACAGGGCGCGGATATCCTCGATGTAGGCGGTGAAAGTACAAGGCCCTTTGCAGATCCTGTTTCGCTTGATGATGAATTGTCTCGCGTAATTCCCGTTATCAGTGAACTCAGTCGTGATTATGTAGTATCGGTTGATACGGTTAAGAGTGAAGTTGCCAGAAAGGCCGTTGAGGCCGGAGCGGCTATAGTTAATGATGTTTCCGCCTTTGCTCAAGACCCGGCACTGCTTGATGTTGTTGCTGATCTCAAACCCGGTTACGTTCTTATGCATAGTCAGGGAACCCCGGAAGAGATGCAATTGTCGCCGACTTATGATAATGTCATAGAGGATATTTTGAGTTTTTTTGAAAAAAGTCTTGAAAAACTCATAAAGTCAGGCTTACCGGAAAATCGAATAGTACTTGATCCCGGCATTGGTTTTGGAAAGACACTTAACCACAATCTTGAGATTTTACGCAGGATTGACCGATTTATGGGTTTGGGATTTCCTATATATATGGGACTTTCAAATAAGTCTTTGTGGGGCAAGTTACTGGGTCTGGAAGCTGGAGAGAGACAAAATGCAACTCAGGCAGCAACCGCTGTCCTTGCTGCCCGGGGAGTTCCTATTCACCGGGTGCATGAAGTCGGCCTGACCAGCCAGACATTGAGAATAGTGAAGGAGATCGGCGGAGATAATTGA
- the glmM gene encoding phosphoglucosamine mutase, with the protein MSKRLFGTDGLRGQVNIFPMTAEVALRMGLAAGSYFRNGKQRHKVIIGKDTRLSGYVFESALTSGLCAMGMDVFQVGPMPTPAVSFLTRNMRADLGIVISASHNPFMDNGIKFFDSSGHKLPDAVEDEIADMVLSQDTQWDYPQAEKVGRAYKIEDARGRYIVYLKYSFPQDMTLNGVKLVLDCANGAAYSLGHMFEELGAEVVRIGDKPNGLNINDKCGSLYPDILGQRVVEEHADLGLALDGDADRLIVVDEKGQVLDGDVIMAMCAADLMERGKLNHNMLVATVMSNMALENFMKENGGSLLRTPVGDRYVVEAMRREGAILGGEQSGHLIFKEFSTTGDGLLAALQLLRILCVKNRPLSELSGLLELYPQKLQNVHVKRKRPFEEVPAVQDALKQVEQELAGKGRVLLRYSGTESVARVMVEAEDSSKVELYTSELAGVLEEHLR; encoded by the coding sequence ATGAGTAAACGTTTGTTCGGAACTGACGGCCTGCGTGGTCAGGTTAATATTTTTCCCATGACTGCAGAGGTGGCTCTGCGTATGGGCCTTGCGGCAGGATCTTACTTTCGTAATGGAAAGCAGCGCCACAAAGTTATTATAGGTAAAGATACCCGCCTTTCGGGTTATGTCTTTGAGTCTGCTTTGACTTCAGGTCTTTGCGCTATGGGTATGGATGTCTTTCAAGTCGGCCCCATGCCGACTCCGGCTGTTTCCTTTCTGACTCGCAACATGCGTGCAGATCTCGGTATTGTTATTTCTGCTTCCCACAATCCGTTTATGGATAACGGCATTAAATTTTTCGATTCCAGCGGTCACAAACTTCCCGATGCTGTTGAAGATGAAATCGCTGATATGGTTCTTTCGCAGGATACCCAGTGGGATTATCCGCAGGCCGAGAAAGTCGGTCGTGCTTACAAAATCGAAGACGCCCGTGGACGTTACATTGTCTATCTCAAGTACAGTTTCCCACAGGATATGACTCTCAATGGCGTAAAGCTGGTTCTGGACTGCGCCAATGGTGCAGCCTACAGTCTTGGGCATATGTTCGAAGAACTGGGGGCAGAAGTTGTACGTATCGGTGATAAGCCCAACGGTCTTAATATTAATGATAAATGCGGCTCCCTTTACCCCGATATCCTTGGACAGAGGGTTGTTGAAGAGCATGCTGATTTAGGTTTGGCTCTTGATGGTGATGCGGATCGTCTGATTGTCGTTGATGAAAAAGGGCAGGTCCTTGACGGGGACGTGATTATGGCCATGTGTGCTGCTGATCTGATGGAGCGCGGTAAGCTCAATCATAATATGCTGGTAGCGACCGTTATGAGTAACATGGCTCTGGAAAATTTCATGAAAGAGAATGGCGGTTCTTTACTGCGTACCCCGGTCGGTGACCGCTACGTGGTAGAAGCCATGCGCCGTGAGGGAGCAATCCTTGGCGGGGAGCAGTCCGGCCATCTTATTTTCAAAGAATTCAGCACCACAGGCGATGGCCTGCTTGCAGCCTTACAGTTATTGCGTATACTGTGTGTCAAGAACAGGCCGCTTTCCGAACTTTCCGGACTACTTGAACTTTATCCGCAAAAATTACAGAATGTTCATGTTAAGCGGAAAAGGCCTTTTGAGGAAGTTCCTGCTGTGCAGGATGCACTCAAACAGGTAGAGCAGGAATTGGCCGGAAAGGGACGTGTTCTGCTTCGTTATTCCGGGACTGAATCCGTAGCCAGAGTAATGGTTGAAGCGGAAGACAGTTCCAAAGTCGAACTTTATACTTCCGAGCTTGCAGGAGTTTTGGAAGAGCATTTACGTTGA
- the galU gene encoding UTP--glucose-1-phosphate uridylyltransferase GalU: protein MVIKKVIVPVAGWGTRSLPATKNIPKEMLPIFKKPVVQHVVEEAMSSGLTDVVFINNQNKKIIEDHFDYNLSLEDVLERGGKTEALEEVRKVAEMVNIISVRQKKQLGLGHAVLCAKEVCKNDPFAVMVGDDLMFGMEPGIKQLIDAARTENMAVVGVIEVPENKVNRYGIIQGEEFAPGMYRVRSLVEKPAIGQAPSRLAIVGRYVLLPEIFDHLESLEPGVGGEIQLTDALQGLAQDNKLLAVKLRGQRFDAGDWVDYLTANIYFALQDEGLRDDVVARLRELLSCS from the coding sequence ATGGTCATCAAGAAAGTTATTGTTCCGGTTGCTGGATGGGGTACAAGATCATTGCCTGCCACCAAGAACATTCCCAAGGAAATGCTGCCTATTTTCAAAAAGCCGGTTGTGCAGCATGTGGTGGAAGAGGCCATGTCCAGTGGACTGACCGATGTTGTTTTCATTAACAACCAGAACAAAAAGATCATTGAAGACCACTTTGACTACAACCTCTCTCTTGAAGACGTGCTTGAGCGCGGCGGCAAGACCGAAGCCCTTGAGGAAGTTAGAAAGGTTGCGGAGATGGTTAACATCATTTCCGTACGCCAGAAAAAACAGCTTGGTCTTGGGCATGCAGTTCTCTGTGCCAAGGAAGTCTGCAAAAACGATCCCTTTGCCGTAATGGTCGGTGATGACCTCATGTTCGGTATGGAGCCGGGTATCAAGCAGCTCATTGATGCTGCCCGTACTGAAAATATGGCTGTTGTCGGCGTTATTGAAGTTCCTGAGAACAAGGTTAACCGTTACGGTATTATTCAGGGTGAAGAGTTCGCTCCGGGAATGTATCGTGTTCGCTCTCTGGTTGAAAAACCGGCTATCGGTCAGGCTCCTTCAAGACTGGCAATTGTCGGACGCTATGTCCTGCTGCCTGAAATCTTTGATCATCTGGAAAGCCTTGAGCCCGGTGTAGGTGGAGAGATTCAGCTCACTGATGCTTTGCAGGGACTCGCTCAGGATAACAAACTGCTGGCCGTGAAACTTCGCGGACAAAGGTTTGACGCCGGGGACTGGGTAGATTATCTTACCGCAAATATTTACTTCGCCCTTCAGGACGAGGGGCTGCGTGATGACGTTGTAGCCAGATTGCGGGAGCTTTTGTCTTGTTCGTAA
- the ftsH gene encoding ATP-dependent zinc metalloprotease FtsH, whose amino-acid sequence MNSFAKNLLVWVTIMLVMIVLFNLFNQPQTSQLKLSYTDFLSRVDEGEVLQVKIQGQKISGVMVGDKRFVTFNPDDPALVQHLLKNKIEVVAEPEEEAPWYMTLFISWFPMLLLVGVWIFFMRQMQGGGGGRGGAMSFGRSRARMINEETARVTFEDVAGVDEAKEELSEVVQFLSEPKKFTRLGGRIPKGVLLVGPPGTGKTLLARAVAGEAGVPFFSISGSDFVEMFVGVGASRVRDLFSQGKKNAPCLIFIDEIDAVGRQRGAGLGGGHDEREQTLNQLLVEMDGFESNEGVILIAATNRPDVLDPALLRPGRFDRQVVVPTPDVQGRAHILKVHTRKTPLAGEIDLDVIARGTPGFSGADLENLVNEAALYAAKNNQDYVKMVDFEEAKDKVLMGRERRSLILTDEEKKTTAYHEAGHALIAKLLDNCDPVHKVTIIPRGRALGVTQQLPVDDRHNYNKAYLEDTLVMLLGGRVAEELILDQVTTGASNDIERATKMARSMVCQWGMSEKLGPMTFGESQDQVFLGKELVQHKDFSEDTSRLIDSEVRRIIDTAYETANRLLSENEDMLHKVSDALLDRETISGDDIDTLMEGGELAPVETVAQTKPSSPARAYGSAGKSGYTPVSESGKEGDADKGDFSFDEQPEEKEEFKLSEESEETEVKEEKIEEAKAEEPKASEDKKNSE is encoded by the coding sequence TTGAATAGTTTTGCCAAGAATCTCTTGGTCTGGGTAACCATCATGCTGGTGATGATTGTTTTGTTCAATCTGTTTAACCAGCCACAGACTTCCCAGCTCAAACTTTCCTACACCGACTTTTTGAGCAGGGTCGATGAAGGTGAAGTCCTTCAAGTTAAGATTCAGGGGCAGAAAATCAGCGGGGTTATGGTTGGTGACAAACGTTTTGTCACGTTTAACCCTGATGATCCGGCCCTTGTCCAGCATCTGCTGAAAAACAAAATCGAAGTAGTGGCTGAGCCGGAAGAAGAGGCTCCGTGGTATATGACTTTGTTCATATCATGGTTCCCCATGCTGCTTCTGGTCGGGGTTTGGATTTTCTTTATGCGTCAAATGCAAGGTGGCGGTGGAGGTCGTGGCGGTGCCATGTCTTTCGGACGTTCCCGTGCGCGGATGATTAATGAAGAGACAGCAAGAGTCACATTTGAAGACGTTGCCGGTGTTGATGAAGCCAAGGAAGAACTTTCCGAGGTTGTTCAGTTCCTCAGCGAACCCAAGAAGTTTACCCGTCTCGGCGGACGTATTCCCAAGGGTGTTCTGCTGGTGGGCCCCCCCGGTACCGGTAAAACCCTGCTTGCCCGCGCTGTTGCCGGGGAAGCCGGTGTCCCTTTCTTCTCCATTTCCGGTTCCGACTTTGTTGAAATGTTTGTCGGTGTTGGTGCTTCCCGTGTGCGTGACCTTTTCTCACAGGGTAAGAAAAATGCACCTTGCCTGATTTTTATTGATGAAATTGATGCAGTCGGCCGTCAGCGTGGCGCTGGTCTCGGTGGCGGACATGATGAACGTGAACAGACCTTGAACCAGTTGCTGGTTGAAATGGACGGTTTTGAGTCCAACGAAGGTGTTATCCTCATCGCTGCAACAAACAGACCCGATGTTCTTGACCCCGCGCTGCTGCGCCCCGGTCGTTTTGACCGTCAGGTTGTTGTGCCTACCCCTGATGTTCAGGGTCGTGCACATATCCTCAAGGTTCACACCCGTAAGACTCCTCTTGCTGGTGAAATTGACCTTGATGTCATTGCTCGCGGAACCCCCGGTTTCTCCGGTGCTGATCTGGAGAACCTTGTTAACGAAGCAGCTCTTTACGCTGCAAAGAACAATCAGGACTACGTCAAGATGGTGGATTTTGAAGAAGCCAAAGACAAAGTCCTCATGGGTCGTGAACGCCGCAGTCTGATTCTTACTGACGAAGAGAAGAAAACCACTGCTTATCATGAAGCAGGTCATGCTCTCATCGCCAAGCTGCTTGATAACTGTGACCCCGTACACAAGGTAACCATCATTCCTCGTGGCCGTGCTCTGGGTGTAACCCAGCAGCTGCCTGTGGATGATCGTCATAACTACAATAAAGCATACCTCGAAGATACCCTGGTAATGCTGCTCGGCGGACGTGTGGCAGAAGAGCTGATCCTCGATCAGGTTACCACCGGTGCCAGCAACGACATTGAGCGCGCTACCAAAATGGCCCGTTCCATGGTTTGTCAGTGGGGTATGAGTGAGAAGCTCGGTCCTATGACTTTCGGTGAAAGTCAGGATCAGGTTTTCCTTGGCAAGGAATTGGTTCAGCATAAGGATTTCAGTGAAGATACTTCCCGCCTCATCGATTCCGAGGTTAGAAGAATCATCGACACTGCTTATGAAACAGCCAATCGTCTGCTCAGTGAAAATGAGGATATGCTGCACAAAGTTTCCGATGCTCTTCTGGATCGTGAGACCATCAGCGGTGACGACATTGATACCCTCATGGAAGGTGGCGAGCTTGCCCCGGTTGAGACTGTTGCTCAGACCAAGCCTTCTTCTCCGGCACGTGCTTATGGTTCTGCCGGTAAATCCGGGTACACTCCTGTTTCCGAATCCGGAAAAGAAGGAGATGCAGATAAGGGAGATTTCTCCTTTGATGAGCAGCCGGAAGAAAAAGAAGAATTCAAGCTCTCGGAAGAATCTGAAGAGACTGAAGTTAAAGAAGAGAAAATCGAAGAAGCTAAAGCTGAAGAGCCTAAGGCTTCTGAAGATAAAAAAAATTCCGAATAA
- the cdaA gene encoding diadenylate cyclase CdaA has protein sequence MFEFLGFQISWKELLDIGLVAIVYFYIILLVRGTRAAAVIWGLLLVLLVYYLSDVFGLYTLNWLLTNFLSSIFLVIIILFQRDIRKGLAQMGAGRFWRKQDFEMAVIDEICTAMDSMARQKIGALLVIQKNVPLGDILEKGVEVNGRVSKQLLINIFWPDTPLHDGAVVIKSNMIVAASCILPLAHVSTRQSAIGTRHRAALGISEETDAIALVVSEERGTMSAAIGGKLTTSLDIVRLKRVLKNVLT, from the coding sequence ATGTTTGAATTTCTAGGCTTTCAAATTTCCTGGAAAGAGCTGCTGGATATCGGACTGGTAGCGATTGTCTATTTTTACATCATCCTGCTGGTGCGTGGAACACGTGCGGCTGCTGTTATCTGGGGATTGTTGCTGGTTCTTCTGGTCTACTATCTTTCCGATGTCTTCGGTCTTTATACTCTCAACTGGCTTTTAACCAACTTCTTAAGTTCTATCTTTCTTGTAATTATTATTCTTTTTCAGCGTGATATCCGTAAAGGTCTGGCCCAGATGGGCGCAGGGCGCTTTTGGCGCAAGCAGGATTTTGAGATGGCTGTCATTGATGAAATCTGCACAGCCATGGATTCCATGGCTCGCCAGAAGATTGGAGCTTTGCTGGTTATCCAGAAAAATGTCCCCTTAGGCGATATCCTTGAGAAGGGAGTAGAAGTCAATGGACGGGTCAGCAAGCAGTTGCTGATAAATATTTTCTGGCCTGATACCCCGTTGCATGACGGGGCTGTGGTCATAAAATCTAATATGATTGTTGCGGCCTCCTGTATTTTGCCTCTGGCACATGTTTCTACCCGCCAGAGCGCTATTGGTACCCGCCACAGGGCGGCATTGGGCATCAGTGAGGAAACTGATGCTATTGCTCTTGTTGTTTCAGAGGAACGTGGAACTATGTCTGCGGCTATTGGTGGCAAGTTGACCACCAGTCTCGACATTGTCCGGCTTAAAAGGGTTCTGAAAAACGTTTTGACTTGA
- a CDS encoding PP2C family protein-serine/threonine phosphatase, whose amino-acid sequence MKIRFKLLLLLLTVSILPLILVQAGVLDSLRSLSDEIGGEVRKELVNKSSVELKRLVEDHARVLSKQRRIVELNLQQVSAELSAWIEDGNEFSLPEVFLGSNSEQGDIERLEEKYEQRDQNMMHGSYVLDFDSVRYTAAHSSSRSSILPYGTSDAVLPLLKAVELKNPELTLWIRAVFNSGESLVYPATTGMRMSMHKTVPIINKNPVPSWSLPQKDLLTGRTVLTASLGVFVKKEAVGSVSIDVPLDTLLHGYNHLDVFSHNIDSLLVRLEPNGNGTSGVEVVAKEVAASSRKSMMHMWEPPSTQMLLSSTDATLFSRFHKFLEAGKSGVMSMPYNGRDSIWAFSAPDARGVSLVLILPHDDVVAPADKAKSYVQTAIKEQYLHTIFVLIIVVLLVSLLAFLLSRRFTENILILARGVKRIASGDFSAHVEITGDDEVGELARDFNSMAPSLREHIEIKSALDVAMEVQTNLLPQNSPYIKGYDIYGESKYCDELGGDYFDYIRPERDGENMRFAIGDVSGHGVPAAMLMGSVRGYLRARTLSGGQLGEIVTDVNRLVAQDTYKTGQFMTMLMVELDPAKSELRWVRAGHEPALIFDFAKNDFIRLEGEGIVLGAFEDVEYSENCCAELKDGQILILGTDGIWEASNKDGEFFGKKRLWDLINLKKNSSAESIASGIFAAVQDFTGRTKQEDDLTVVVIKKENNTQ is encoded by the coding sequence ATGAAAATACGCTTTAAACTGCTCTTGCTCCTGCTTACGGTATCAATACTTCCGCTTATTCTGGTTCAGGCCGGGGTGCTTGATTCATTGAGATCTCTTTCCGATGAGATCGGAGGGGAGGTGCGTAAGGAGCTGGTCAATAAAAGCAGTGTCGAGCTGAAAAGACTCGTAGAGGACCATGCCCGTGTTCTGTCCAAGCAACGTAGGATCGTAGAGCTTAATTTACAGCAGGTTTCAGCAGAGCTTTCAGCATGGATTGAAGACGGCAATGAATTCAGTCTTCCTGAAGTATTTCTGGGCAGCAATTCAGAGCAGGGAGATATTGAGAGACTGGAAGAAAAATATGAACAGCGTGATCAAAATATGATGCATGGATCATATGTACTTGATTTTGATTCAGTTCGATATACTGCGGCGCATAGTTCCAGTCGGAGTTCCATACTTCCTTATGGAACATCGGACGCTGTTTTGCCTTTACTGAAAGCAGTAGAGTTGAAAAATCCTGAACTGACTTTGTGGATCAGGGCTGTGTTCAATTCCGGGGAAAGTCTTGTATATCCGGCAACAACCGGAATGCGAATGAGTATGCATAAGACTGTTCCGATAATAAATAAGAATCCGGTTCCCTCATGGTCTCTTCCTCAGAAAGATCTTCTAACCGGGCGTACTGTTCTTACTGCTTCCTTGGGGGTATTTGTAAAGAAGGAGGCAGTTGGGAGCGTTTCCATAGATGTCCCACTTGATACTCTTCTGCACGGCTATAATCATCTTGATGTGTTTTCACATAACATTGATTCCCTGCTGGTGCGTCTTGAACCGAATGGTAATGGAACCAGCGGTGTTGAAGTGGTTGCAAAAGAGGTTGCCGCTTCCAGCCGCAAAAGTATGATGCATATGTGGGAACCTCCCTCCACTCAGATGCTTTTGTCTTCTACTGATGCAACCTTGTTTTCAAGATTTCATAAATTTTTGGAAGCCGGTAAGTCCGGCGTTATGAGTATGCCGTATAATGGGCGAGATAGTATCTGGGCTTTTTCCGCACCGGATGCGCGCGGTGTCTCACTGGTTTTGATACTTCCTCACGATGATGTAGTGGCCCCGGCTGATAAAGCAAAATCTTATGTTCAGACAGCAATCAAAGAGCAATATCTGCATACGATCTTTGTCTTGATTATTGTCGTATTGCTAGTGTCACTACTCGCGTTTCTGCTTTCAAGAAGATTTACTGAAAATATTTTGATCCTTGCCAGAGGGGTTAAGCGTATCGCTTCCGGTGATTTTTCAGCTCATGTTGAAATTACCGGCGATGATGAAGTCGGCGAACTGGCCCGTGATTTCAACTCAATGGCTCCGTCATTAAGGGAACATATTGAAATCAAGAGTGCCCTTGATGTGGCAATGGAAGTTCAGACCAATTTATTGCCGCAAAATTCTCCCTACATTAAGGGTTATGATATTTATGGTGAAAGCAAATATTGTGATGAGCTGGGCGGAGATTACTTTGATTATATCCGACCTGAACGCGATGGAGAGAACATGCGTTTTGCCATCGGTGATGTCAGCGGACATGGTGTCCCGGCTGCAATGCTTATGGGGTCTGTGCGTGGATATCTGCGGGCGCGGACACTTAGTGGCGGACAGCTTGGAGAGATTGTGACTGACGTCAATAGGCTTGTTGCTCAGGATACGTATAAAACAGGCCAATTCATGACTATGCTCATGGTTGAGCTCGATCCTGCCAAAAGTGAATTGCGCTGGGTCAGGGCCGGGCATGAACCGGCGTTGATTTTTGATTTTGCAAAGAACGATTTCATAAGGCTTGAGGGCGAAGGGATTGTTCTCGGTGCATTTGAGGATGTCGAGTATTCCGAGAATTGTTGTGCAGAGCTTAAGGATGGGCAGATCCTTATTCTCGGTACTGATGGAATTTGGGAAGCATCCAATAAAGATGGTGAATTTTTCGGTAAGAAAAGGCTGTGGGATTTGATTAATTTGAAGAAAAATTCTTCAGCAGAGTCTATTGCATCCGGTATTTTTGCTGCCGTTCAGGATTTTACCGGAAGAACAAAACAGGAAGATGATCTGACCGTAGTGGTCATAAAAAAAGAAAACAACACACAGTAG
- a CDS encoding CdaR family protein: MKVQHWKIAALAVMMAVLTWYLVTGRDLVETWVEFPLEIINPPQGMIIQDGMISKVSVRLRGPKGLIRSLDTKKVAYSLDTGHLVVGNNPVTIVPENLGLGSALEVVEISPSHINLVMDMFVKKRVRVVPSWEGDLHRDYTLKKKYSEPDEVTLRGPASVLKKIEQVRTQRIMLDTDSPGNWRGEVPLQLPDTVESNPGLVSVGLDFAVRSGKMWVKVPLYILGPDDVDFAASQNYVRLLVEGPKPFFRKKGFRDEITASIDLNATIPVGDNVVPYEVTLPRGCSVTKRKPEAITVTIARQEP; the protein is encoded by the coding sequence ATGAAAGTACAGCACTGGAAAATAGCAGCTTTGGCCGTCATGATGGCCGTTTTAACCTGGTACTTGGTTACCGGGCGTGATCTCGTTGAGACATGGGTGGAATTCCCACTTGAAATAATTAATCCCCCTCAGGGAATGATCATCCAGGACGGTATGATCAGCAAGGTTTCAGTGCGTTTGCGCGGGCCCAAGGGCTTGATTCGTAGTCTGGATACAAAAAAAGTGGCCTACTCCCTAGATACTGGTCATCTGGTTGTAGGAAATAACCCGGTGACCATTGTGCCGGAAAATCTGGGGTTGGGCAGTGCTCTTGAAGTCGTGGAGATAAGTCCTTCGCATATAAATCTTGTCATGGATATGTTTGTGAAGAAGCGGGTCCGGGTGGTTCCTTCATGGGAAGGGGATCTGCACCGCGATTATACCTTGAAGAAAAAATACAGTGAACCGGATGAAGTTACTCTTCGCGGTCCGGCTTCTGTGTTAAAAAAAATAGAACAGGTCAGAACTCAGCGTATCATGCTGGATACGGATTCTCCGGGCAACTGGAGAGGGGAAGTTCCCCTGCAATTACCGGACACTGTGGAGTCCAATCCGGGATTGGTCAGTGTGGGACTTGATTTTGCGGTTCGCTCAGGAAAGATGTGGGTGAAGGTGCCGTTATATATTTTAGGGCCTGATGATGTTGACTTTGCGGCCAGCCAGAATTACGTCAGGCTGCTTGTGGAAGGGCCTAAACCCTTCTTCAGGAAGAAAGGATTCAGAGATGAGATTACTGCTTCAATTGATTTGAATGCAACAATCCCTGTTGGGGATAACGTTGTTCCCTACGAAGTTACTCTGCCTAGAGGCTGTTCAGTAACAAAGAGAAAACCCGAAGCAATAACTGTAACTATAGCGAGGCAGGAGCCGTAG